The DNA window GGAGGTAAGAAAATGAATAAAAAATTTTCAACAAAGGATTTAGTATTAACAGGATTACTATTAGCTTTAGGACTGGTTTTTCCAATGATATTCCACCTATTTGGAGGAACAGGACCAGTATTTTTACCTATGCATATACCAGTTTTAATAGGAGGATTTGTATTACCGCCATATCTAGCCCTATTGTTAGGTATTATTACTCCACTAGTTAGTGGTACGCTTACAGGAATGCCAGTTTTATTTCCTATGGGAGTAATAATGATTTTTGAACTAGGAACTTATGGATTAGCTGCTTCCATAGCTACTAGAAAATTAAAGCTTTCTTCTATACCCTCGCTTATTATAGCCATGATAGCTGGTAGAATAGTAGCAGGTATAGTAGTATTTGTGTTGGCATCAAATTTTGGAGTACAGTTGAAGGCCCTTACATTTGTTAAGGGAGGAATAATAACAGGACTTCCTGGCATAGTTATACAGTTAATATTTATTCCATCATTGATGTACGCATTAAATAAAATCAATAGAGGTGCTAATGTAAATGCATAGTTGAGCAGGAGGTAAATAATTATTTTATTTACCTCCTGCTAATTAAGGATTTTACATGTTATTTAGCTTGACTGTCTATTTCTTTTTTTATTCTTGGATAGGGATCTTCCCAACCTTCAGGTTTAACGGTCTTTCCATCTTCCTTGTAGTGAGGCTTTCCATCGCTCCACAGCTTGTCCATATTAGCAGTATGTACTATTTCAAATATTTTATCAGGCTTGACCCCCATTTCAACAAGGGTCCCTAAAGCAAAATACATTAAATCTATCATTGCATCTGCCTGCTCATAAATATCATTTGCTTCTTTAAACTCATCTATTTCTTCAAGCATCCAGTTATATCTTTTAGATACCCTATCAGCATCGAGAAGCTTAGGAGTATCTCTATAAGGATGCCCAAACTTCATTTGAAAATCTTTAACCATGTCCCAC is part of the Proteiniborus sp. MB09-C3 genome and encodes:
- a CDS encoding ECF transporter S component, with the translated sequence MNKKFSTKDLVLTGLLLALGLVFPMIFHLFGGTGPVFLPMHIPVLIGGFVLPPYLALLLGIITPLVSGTLTGMPVLFPMGVIMIFELGTYGLAASIATRKLKLSSIPSLIIAMIAGRIVAGIVVFVLASNFGVQLKALTFVKGGIITGLPGIVIQLIFIPSLMYALNKINRGANVNA